A genomic segment from Bradyrhizobium sp. ISRA430 encodes:
- a CDS encoding NADH-quinone oxidoreductase subunit A: MSGILQNYLPLVVFIGVAGLIGLVLLIAPFIVAFQQPDPEKLSAYECGFNAFDDARMKFDVRFYLVAILFIIFDLEVAFLFPWAVAFGKLGATGFWSMVVFLAVLTVGFAYEWKKGALEWD; encoded by the coding sequence ATGAGCGGCATTTTGCAGAACTATCTTCCACTCGTCGTCTTTATAGGGGTAGCAGGCCTCATCGGCCTCGTGCTGCTGATCGCGCCGTTCATTGTCGCGTTCCAGCAGCCGGATCCCGAGAAACTGTCGGCGTATGAGTGCGGCTTCAACGCCTTCGACGACGCGCGAATGAAGTTCGACGTCCGCTTCTATCTGGTCGCCATCCTCTTCATCATCTTCGACCTCGAGGTGGCGTTCCTGTTCCCCTGGGCGGTGGCGTTCGGGAAGCTCGGTGCCACCGGCTTCTGGTCGATGGTGGTTTTCCTCGCCGTGCTCACGGTGGGATTTGCCTATGAATGGAAGAAAGGGGCCCTGGAATGGGATTGA
- a CDS encoding NADH-quinone oxidoreductase subunit B, translating into MNPPTQSLGPVVAPAPKGILDPSTGKPVGANDPFFLEVNHELSDKGFFVAAADDLVTWARTGSLMWMTFGLACCAVEMMQVSMPRYDVERFGFAPRASPRQSDVMIVAGTLTNKMAPALRKVYDQMPEPRYVISMGSCANGGGYYHYSYSVVRGCDRIVPIDIYVPGCPPTAEALLYGVLLLQKKIRRTGTIER; encoded by the coding sequence TTGAACCCTCCCACGCAGTCCTTGGGTCCGGTGGTCGCACCGGCGCCAAAGGGCATTTTGGATCCGTCGACCGGCAAGCCGGTCGGCGCCAATGACCCGTTCTTCCTCGAGGTCAATCACGAGCTGTCCGACAAGGGCTTCTTCGTGGCCGCGGCCGACGACCTGGTTACCTGGGCCCGCACGGGTTCCCTGATGTGGATGACCTTCGGTCTTGCCTGCTGCGCGGTTGAGATGATGCAAGTCTCGATGCCGCGCTACGACGTCGAGCGCTTCGGCTTTGCGCCGCGTGCTTCGCCGCGCCAGTCCGACGTGATGATCGTGGCTGGTACGCTCACCAACAAGATGGCCCCGGCGCTGCGCAAGGTCTACGACCAGATGCCCGAGCCGCGTTACGTCATCTCGATGGGTTCCTGCGCCAACGGCGGCGGCTACTACCACTATTCGTACTCGGTCGTGCGCGGCTGTGACCGCATCGTGCCGATCGACATCTACGTGCCGGGCTGCCCGCCGACGGCGGAAGCGCTGCTCTACGGCGTGCTGCTGCTGCAGAAAAAGATCCGGCGCACCGGCACCATTGAACGCTAA
- a CDS encoding NADH-quinone oxidoreductase subunit C, which translates to MDDGKLEALGQTIVSALPGAATAHSVAFNQLTVEVEVSKIVEVVKYLRDDPNCRFVNFTDVTAVDYPEREKRFDVVYHLMSPTLNTRIRLKAQADETTQVPSLIDVFPGADWFEREAYDLYGVFFVGHPDMRRILTDYGFEGHPLRKDFPLTGFVEVRYDDQEKRVVYEPVRLNQEFRKFDFLSPWEGADYPLPGDEKAGPKV; encoded by the coding sequence ATGGACGACGGCAAGCTCGAGGCCCTTGGGCAAACGATCGTTAGCGCGCTTCCGGGCGCCGCCACCGCTCACTCGGTGGCCTTCAACCAGCTCACGGTGGAGGTCGAGGTCAGCAAGATCGTCGAGGTGGTCAAGTACCTCCGCGACGATCCGAACTGCCGTTTCGTCAACTTCACCGACGTGACGGCGGTCGATTATCCGGAGCGCGAGAAGCGTTTTGACGTCGTCTATCATCTGATGTCGCCGACACTGAACACGCGCATCCGCCTCAAGGCTCAGGCCGACGAGACCACGCAGGTGCCGTCGCTGATCGACGTATTTCCCGGCGCCGACTGGTTCGAGCGCGAGGCCTACGACCTCTATGGCGTGTTTTTCGTCGGCCATCCCGACATGCGCCGCATCCTCACCGATTACGGTTTCGAGGGTCACCCGCTGCGCAAGGATTTCCCGCTCACCGGCTTCGTCGAGGTCCGCTACGACGACCAGGAGAAGCGGGTGGTGTACGAGCCGGTCCGGCTCAACCAGGAATTCCGCAAGTTCGATTTCCTCTCGCCGTGGGAAGGGGCGGACTATCCGCTGCCGGGCGATGAAAAGGCGGGGCCGAAGGTCTGA
- a CDS encoding NADH-quinone oxidoreductase subunit D produces the protein MNEQPENLRNFTINFGPQHPAAHGVLRLVLELDGEVVARVDPHIGLLHRGTEKLIEQKTYLQAIPYFDRLDYVAPMNQEHAFCLAAEKLLGIEVPRRGQLIRVLYCEIGRILSHLLNVTTQAMDVGALTPPLWGFEEREKLMVFYERASGSRMHAAFFRVGGVHQDLPPKLIDDIDAWCDPFLKVVDDLDRLLTANRIFKQRNVDIGVVPLKEAWEWGFSGVMVRGSGAAWDLRKSQPYECYAEMDFDIPIGKNGDCYDRYLIRMEEMRQSVRIMKQCIEKLRAADGQGPVAVADNKVFPPRRGEMKRSMEALIHHFKLYTEGARVPAGEVYAAVEAPKGEFGVYLVSDGSNKPYKCKIRAPGFAHLQSMDHICRGHLLADVSAILGSLDIVFGEVDR, from the coding sequence ATGAATGAACAACCGGAAAATCTCCGCAACTTCACGATCAATTTTGGTCCGCAGCATCCGGCAGCGCACGGCGTTCTGCGCCTTGTGCTCGAATTGGATGGTGAGGTCGTCGCGCGTGTCGACCCGCATATCGGCCTGCTTCACCGCGGCACCGAGAAGCTGATCGAGCAGAAGACCTATCTCCAAGCGATTCCTTACTTCGACCGGCTCGACTACGTCGCGCCGATGAACCAGGAGCACGCCTTCTGCCTCGCCGCCGAGAAGCTGCTCGGCATCGAGGTGCCGCGCCGCGGCCAGCTCATCCGCGTACTCTATTGTGAGATCGGCCGCATCCTGTCGCATCTGCTCAACGTCACCACGCAGGCGATGGACGTCGGCGCGCTCACCCCGCCGCTGTGGGGCTTTGAAGAGCGCGAGAAGCTGATGGTGTTCTACGAGCGCGCCTCGGGCAGCCGCATGCACGCGGCCTTCTTCCGCGTCGGCGGCGTGCATCAGGACCTGCCGCCGAAGCTGATCGACGACATCGACGCCTGGTGCGATCCGTTCCTGAAGGTGGTCGACGACCTCGATCGCCTGCTCACCGCCAACCGCATCTTCAAGCAGCGCAACGTCGACATCGGCGTGGTGCCGTTGAAGGAAGCCTGGGAGTGGGGCTTTTCGGGCGTGATGGTCCGCGGCTCCGGCGCGGCCTGGGATCTGCGCAAGTCGCAGCCTTATGAGTGCTACGCCGAGATGGATTTCGACATTCCGATCGGCAAGAACGGCGACTGCTACGACCGCTATCTGATCCGCATGGAAGAGATGCGCCAGTCCGTGCGCATCATGAAGCAGTGCATCGAGAAGCTGAGGGCTGCTGACGGGCAGGGCCCGGTCGCCGTCGCCGACAACAAGGTGTTCCCGCCGCGTCGCGGCGAGATGAAGCGCTCGATGGAGGCGCTGATCCACCACTTCAAGCTCTACACCGAGGGCGCCCGCGTGCCCGCCGGTGAGGTCTATGCCGCGGTCGAGGCGCCGAAGGGCGAGTTCGGCGTCTATCTGGTCTCCGACGGCAGCAACAAGCCGTACAAGTGCAAGATCCGCGCGCCGGGCTTTGCCCATCTCCAGTCCATGGATCACATCTGCCGGGGCCATCTGCTCGCCGACGTCTCGGCGATCCTCGGCTCGCTCGACATCGTGTTCGGAGAGGTCGATCGGTGA